Below is a window of Bos javanicus breed banteng chromosome 6, ARS-OSU_banteng_1.0, whole genome shotgun sequence DNA.
gtGGCGCCCATGAGAACTGAAGGCAGGTCCTGAAGAGACATCCCTAACCCACGCTCACAGTAGCCGTGGTTCACAGCGCTGCCGTTCAGCCACTACGCCGTGTGAGACCCTCTGTGACCCACAGGGTCACAGggaaggccaggcttccctgtccttcacaccTCCTgcagtctgctcaaactcacgtccattgaactGACGATGCCAACAGCCCACCGTAGAAGCAAACCTGTGTCCATtgtcagatgaatgaataaggaaaatgTGGTCTCCATACAGTGGAgcatattattcagcaataaaaagaaaggaaattctgtgaAGGAAGCCAAACACCAACAGTACATTATGTGACTAGTTGTATCAAGTataaaaagaggcaaaaataatggataaATTTGGGAATTGGCTGGTGTTCACTTTGGGGATGGTAGTGGCTGGAAATTCTTATGTTCTTAAATTTCTATTCCTTGGTCCAATTACTGACAACATGAATGCCTTCCATTTCTGAAAATCCACTGAGCCAGATGCAAAGGAAAATGTGATTTTCTTTATGTACATAACACATTGCAAACATTTACttacaaagaaaaacatacattatagggacatttaaaaaaaaaagggaaggagatTCTGACACCTGCTACAAGGTGGATGAACCCGTGAACATTACGCTCAGTAAATAAGCCGGAGTCCAAACGGCAAGCCCTGCACGATTCCACACAGATCACGTTCCAGGAGTCGTCAGGACGACAGAcggggctgagggagggggatGGGAAGCTATTGCCGGAAAGACTGAGTGTCAGATTCGGAAGACGCAAAGGTTCTGGAGTGGATGGGGGTTGCTCGACCACGTGAATGTACTGAACGCCAGAGCTGTCAGGGAGAACTGGCTAAGACGGCAAATAACAAAATCTCACAGCTGTTCTCACCAAGATTCAGTTAATTTTCTTGATTGAGAaacaaacccagctctcctgagaCTGCTGCAAGCCTTTGCTTGATCCCAGGGTCTGAGGAGGTCAGTTCGGACCATTTGCCCGTTCCTCGTTGCTCCCACAACGGGGAGCGTTTTCTGAGGCCCTCGCTCTTGCCGCGGTCCTGGCATCCGAACCAGGGTGAAGACACATGGCAAATTCCGCTGCACAGACAGGCCTGTGTTCAGGGGCCGGGCTGCTGCACAAGGAGAGAAAGTCCGGTTTCCAACCAGACGGAGGCGGAGGTCTCTTGAGGCCTGCGGGCAGCCGCGGGGCCTCCCCCGGGAAGATGAAGCCTCCTGCAAGGCATGCTCGCTCACAGGGGTGACACCCCCTGAGGCTGAGCAGCGGCAAGGCCCCCCAGGGCCTCCCTGCAGGAGCGAGGGGAGCCGGCTGCTCTCAGGGGCTCAGCTCACCCAGCACCCATTCCAGTGCTCCCTGGGGCACAGAGGCCCTGAAGTTATACCCTGGACCCAGCATTCCCTGACCTGGCACAGGCCCACCAACCAGAAGTGCTGAGAAGTCTGCACCCAGGATGGAGCAGACGGGGGTGGTCCCGGGGGAAGCCAGTGGCGAGCTGTAGGACTCTCATGACAAATCCCTGCATGTTGGGCAGACTGACCTCTGTGCAGGAGCCCTGGCTATAATCCAGGCAGGGGCCCTGTCAGGAGGGGACGAGCTGCCCAGGCAGAGGGAGCCGCAGAGCAAAGGCCCTAGGGTGCCCAGGGCGGGGGTGTTGCTGGGACAGGTGGGCGTCGAGGGGCCCCTGGGAGCGCTCAGCCTCACGGGCTCAAAGCCCGTGTGGCATCTGGCTGTGGCCTCTGGCAGGAACGCAGCCCTTGGTCAACGTCTGGTGAGTTGGCCACTCAGCAAACAAACGTGCCCCTGTCAGCCGGCCAGGCCCTGGGAGTCAGACTCCACGCTGCGCCTGTGCGCTCCCAAGGAGACAGGCGGCCCCACGGACACCCAGCTGAGCCAGCCTGGTGGCCTGTCCATCCCTGGGGCCCTGCCTGAAGGAGCCCTTGTTACCCTGGCCCCTCGGGCCCCCCGGGTTCCGGGCCGTGGCAGGGCCCAGCCCGGGCACAGACATGGCTGTAGCATCCCTGTGTGCCTGGCCCACCCTCAGCAGCTCACACTCCTGAGAACCGCAAGCCCCACTGGGGGCAGCCCAGACTCGGCCCCAGGTGCACCGTGAGCAGCACTTGGCTGGGAGACACCTCCTAAAACGGGAGCGCCTGGGAGGATGGGCCGTCGACGGCTCATCCTGTGCTGAGCACCATGTGAGCTACGGCGGCGCTGCGGTGGGGTCTGGGGTCGGGCGCCCGCTGTGGGAAGGGGGCGCAGACAGTGCTCTGCCGCTAGGGCAGGGGTAGGGCGGTCAGGGAGCCTGGGGTCTGCAGAGGCCTGGCCTCAGCACAGCCCCGAGCTTCGGCCCCCGAAGCCACCTCAGGAGTGACTGACGACATGGGCTGACTTACAGGAGTGGACCCTGGTCTCAGTGTCCACCAAGAACCAAGCAGTCACGGGACAACGGAGGGCTCCAGAGTGCTCCCAGCTGCCAAGTGCTCCAGGCCCCCCGCCCCCGTCCAATGGCTGCGGTCACTCCTGTGATCCTGATGCTGAGAccggtggggaggggaggctggtggggggAATACCGAGACCCGGGGAGACCGGACACATGCTGATGGACAGATGACTGTACCGGGGCGGGCAGAATCGTGTGCAGAGGAACCTGTGTCTGTGGGGCTGCCAAGTGCTTCCCAGGCCTGGCTCCAGGGGAGGTCGGAGGAGGAGCCTGAGGGTCAGAGTGTCTGCCATGCACCCGGGACCCACAGGTAAGCTGGGCCCCTCAGAACAGGGCGGAGGACCggccctcccctgccctgctGTGTCCCAGGACCCCAGGTGCTCTCGGGTTCTCTCCACCACGGAAGGAAGGAGCTCCCTGCTCGCCCTCCCTGGGGGAGCCCTGAGAAAACAGGCTCCAGACTTCAGTCCCCGACGGGCCGCCCAtcgaggcgggggcggggggcctgGAGCACTTGGCAGCTGGGAGCACTCCCTTGTCCCGTGACTACTTGGTTCTTTGGCCGACACTGAGATCAGGGTCCACAGCTGTAAGTCAGAGGCCGCCCCCGTGGACGGGCTGGGAGAGGCGCCTCCTGCAAAGGCGGGAAGCCCCGGGCGGCAGCAGGCCGGGGCTGCCCGAGTGCGTCCTCGCTCCCCCCACGAGACAGCCTGGCGCCCCGGCTGCCTCCCTCCTCAAACCTGAGCCACCACCTCCCCGAAGGCAGGGTGTGAGCAGAGACACCTCTGCCGTTCCATGGGAGTTTGGAAGGGTGTGGGGATGTCCCATCCGCAGGACGAGCTGAGTCCACGCACGGCCGGCCTTTCTGTGAGGACACCAACCATGACACACCCCACGGACAGGCTCGGTCTCCCAGGAAGCCCGGCAGCAAAACACCCATACATCCAGcggttttctttttgaaaaagagTTGTTTTCATAAAGCACTGCTCTGTTAACGTGAAATAGGTttgtttttcagtgagtcagtagTCTTTTGAGCTTTTCCACTCAAACACTTCGAGCATCTCAAACACGGTGAGCTCAATGATGTCGCTGTGGGGGGTCCCAGTGACTTTTCAGAGTGTAAGGGTCCCCGGGCCCGGGGGTGGCAGGCCACCGCCCTGAGTGCTGTCGAGGCTTGAGGACACGTGGTCTGAAGGTCGGGTTCACAGCTGCTTCCGTGGTGGGGTCGTTTACTTGAAATACAGGTTAGATTATCTGTTTTTGTTGGCGTTCTGTCCTCGTTGattctgtttatttctctctctttttttggagcATGTAAAACATTAACATGGTTTCAGAAATcagaatgttttcttttgagCTTTGGAGCTTGCTGGGCGGTTCCTAAGAGCGATACCCCCCCACTGCCCTCCGGTTCGGCCCCGTGATGAGGGCTCTGGAAATGTCTTCCTGACGCTGAGCAGAGACAAACTCCAGGACGCGCTGGCGGTTCCCTCCTGCcgggagtcttagcccctgggggAAAGTGGGGGGCCCTGGGGTCACCTCCCAGCCCCTAGGGAAGGGCAGCCGCCTGGCTCGCACTGCCTCCGGAGGGATGGCGTCCAGAGGCCTGGCCACTCTGTGCACAGGAAGGAGCTGTGTCCACTGAGCccagagcccccccacccccgccccaagaGTGTCCCCAGCGCTGGGCCTGACGTCAGGCTGACCCCGGCCCCCCACGTCCCACCCTGTCCCGAGGGCAGCACACGCCAGTGGCCCTGGCCCAGCCCTCCTCCAGCGCTGGCTTTGGCaggccgcccccacccccccgcgGGGAcacaccagggaaggcctgatgggaacggggtgggggggcggggggcgggaagACAAAGGAAGGGGTGCGGCACGGGCGGGCGCCAGGGGAGGAGTGAGTTCAGCGCTGGAGCAGCATCTGCTCCGCGTCAGAGCCGGCGGGCAGCCAGGCCAGCACGGAGGTCCGGCTCTCTCCCCGCGTCCCGTCTGCCGCGGTGCAGGGCCTGGGGCCTCATTGGCCGGCCGGGGGCCGTCTGTGGCATAAATTGGAGCCCTGGGCTCTTGCTGGGACTTCAGCTGCCCACAGCCCAGCACCAGcccttctgcctcctgctgggtgAGTATGCACGCCCTCCTGGCCCCCGGCCCCCAGGGCCGCCTGGCGCTGCCCCCCAGAAACCGGCAGTACCCGCCCCCAGGGAGGCCCCTCCATCGAGGCTGGGCCAGCGACCCTCCCGCTCCTGGGGTTCCCTGGGACGGCAGCGCCAGAGGCGCGGCGCTGGGGAAAGCCCAGGGCACTGAGCCGGCTGCGAGCCCCGTGCCAGGCGTGACCTGCCAGCACCCTGGGCTCCTGTAACCCGACACGGCCTGGGACTCCAGCCGTCGGGTCTGGCCCAGCCCAAGGCAGAGAGGAAACTCGGAGGGAGGTGCCTGGCGTCCTGGGGGCCCCACGCCGGGGGCTGGAGGTGAGCATGTGCCCCCTTCTCGTAGGTGATGGGAGCCCCACACCCGGTGTTCCCCCGGGGGGCTGCCCTCTGGGCCTTCCTCCTGGCCTCACTGGGCGGCGTGGCCGGCCAGCCGCTGGGGGCAGAGCCCATGTGCACGGCCCAGCCTCTGGCCAGGTACAGCATCACCTTCACGGGCAAGTGGAGCCAGGCGTCCTTCCCCAAGCAGTACCCGCTGTTCCGCCCGCCTGCACAGTGGTCGTCCCTGCTGGGTGAGCGCAGCCCCGGCCCTGTCCCCGGGGCACCCCGTGGGGACCGAAGGGCTGGGTACTCAGCAGAGGCCCCACACTTCACAGTTCGGACGGCACCCTCACCGCTCACTTCAGTGCAAGAGATATTTGCTAAGGTCTTCTGTGCACCAGCAGCTGTGCCCAGCCTTCAGGGACATGGGGGGGCAGGATTACACAGCAAGGTGCCAGGGTGGAGGGCTAGATGGTGTCCCTGGGGTGGTGCTCACTCACTCGGGCAGGTGGTGCCCCCCCAGGGTGCTGGGTTTAGGGTCCAGATAGTGTCCCTGGGGTGCTGCTCACTGGTGTGGGCGAGAGGCACCCCCAGGGAGCCAGGGTGGGGGGACAGACGGTGTCCATGAGGTGCTCCTCACTCAGGCAGGTGgtgctccccccaaccccccacccccgcccgggTGCTGGGTTGAGGGTCCAGGAGGCATCCCTGGGGTGGCGCTCACTTAGGCTGGCGGGTGGCACCCCCGGGGATGCTGGGGTGAGGGGCTGGACGGCGTCCCTGGGGTAGTGCTCACTCACTCAGGCAGGTGGTGCCCCTGGGGTGCAGGGTTGAGGGTCCAGGCAGCGCCCCCGGGGTGGCGCTCACCCAGGCTGGCGGTAACCTCCCCAGGGGCCGCGCACAGCTCGGACTACAGCCTGTGGCGGAAAGACCAGTATGTGAGCAATGGGCTGCGGGAGTTTGCGGAGAGGGGTGAGGCCTGGGCGCTGATGCGGGAGATGGAGGCGGCGGGGGAGCGGCTGCAGAGCGTGCACGGCGTGTTCTCCGCCCCCGCCGTGCCCAGCGGCACCGGGCAGACGTCCTCGGAGCTCGAGGCCCACTCCAGGCACTCGCTGGTGAGGGGGCGGCGTGGTGGGCGGGCGGGGGCCTCGGGGACCCCTGCTGAGCACTTGCTGGTGAGGGGCCCCCGCTGAGCACTCGGCCCCCAGGTGTCCTTCGTGGTCCGCATCGTGCCCAGCCCCGACTGGTTCGTGGGCGTCGACAGCCTGGACCTGTGTGACGGCGGCAGCTGGCGGGAGCAGGTGGCCGTGGACCTGCACCCCTACGATGCCGGGACCGACAGTGGCTTCACTTTCTCATCCCCCAATTTCGCCACCGTCCCGCAGGACACGGTGACAGAGGTGAGGGCCGGCAGCTCTCTGGGACCCAGGAGGCTCCCCGAGAGGCCCGCGGAAGCCCGCAGCGGGGGGCCGGCCCCTCGGCGTGCCCCAGGTTCCGACTCGCCCCCTCCCCTGCAGATCACGGCCTCCTCTCCCAGCCACCCTGCCAACTCTTTCTACTACCCAAGGCTGAAGGCCCTGCCCCCCATCGCCAAAGTGACTCTGGTGCGGCTCCGGCAGAGCCCCAGGGCCTTCGTCCCACCCGCCTTGGACCTGGGGGTCGGGGGCAACGAGATTGTGGACAGCCTTCCAGGTGAGTGTGgttcccaccccacccttcacACGCGTGATCCCGCTGCCAGGCACTGGCGCTCCGAGCAGACAGGAGCGGCTCTCGGGTGTGGGCATCATTCGAGCGGATGCTGGGACACCACCTGGTCCTGGGCCTCCAACTCTGACCTCTCACCCTTAGAGACCCTTGAAAGTAAGAGTCTGCCCCGCAGACTGACCCCAGGGGGAATGCCTGTGACATGACAGCTGCCACGGTCACCGAGGTGCCCCGGCCTGCACATGGGCACCCCAGGGGCACCACCCCCTAGGGCCCACCTGGCTCAGCCCCACTGCCAGACTTGAGTACCGATCACTAGGCCACACAGCCTGGAGAGGCGATCCGTCCATTCTGAGCCAGGCTCCTGGGGGGCCACGTGGGGCGGGAGGACAGGTCACACCGGGAGAGGCTGCTTGGCGCTCAGATGCCCAGGCCCTAGGGGTACCTGACTTCAGAGGGGGTTTGGAGGGGAGCGCTAGGAGTGGGACGGGGGTTCTGAGAGGTTTGGGAGCTGGTGCCCTCAGCTCCAAGCTGGGGAGCAGACCTGCGCAACGTTTCCAGCTGAAAGCCCTTCAGGCTTCCACTGCCCAGAAGTGAGTGGTGAGAGGTCGCAGTGCCCACCCCGTGTCCCTGCTGACCAGGAGGACGCGCCCAGGAGGCCCTTCTAGGTCTTCCGGGCCGGATGCCGGGGGCGGTGCTGCCCGCGGAGAAGGGGCGAGTGTGGGGCCGCCACGCGCCCGACGGGTCAGCTTCCCCAAGGGTGGGCGCCGGAACAGCAGAGCAGGCGGTGGAGAGCCCGCGGGTCTGTGATCGTCAGCGCGCGGTTCCCCgcccctcttcctgcccccagcgCGGATGGGGGGTCTCGGGACAGAAACCCCCGCCAGTTGCCCCGGTGGCTTTTAGGGGGCCCGCATGCAGGCAGCGCCCTGGGGCTCACTTCCCAGCGCGCTGAGGAAAGCACCCGTGTCCTCAGCCCGTCTGGAGGCGGGTCTGGGGTGGGACCCCTCCCGCTGGCGGCCCCGCCCCGCTCACCGCCCCGCTGTCCCCCCAGACCCAGAGACGCCGCTGGACTGCGAGGTCTCGCTCTGGTCGTCCTGGGGGCTGTGCGCAGGCCCCTGCGGGCGGCCGGGGGCGAAGAGCAGGACGCGCTACGTCCGCGTGCGGCCGGCCAACCACGGGGCGCCCTGCccgcccctggaggaggaggccccGTGCGACCCCGACAACTGCGTCTGACACCGGCGCCCGCGCGGTGGCGCAGGGACTGGCCCCCGGCCCGGCTGCGAAATACCTCAGACCCGGGGACCCGGGCCCCCGGCCTCGTCAGGGTCCCGTCCCAGCTGCAGAATAAAGACCGGTGTCTCCCACATCACAGCCCTGCTCTCGTGTGTCCCCGGCGGAGCGGGGCGGGCGGACAGGGCGCACGGACTTTCCCTAGGAGCAGGTGTCACACTGCAGGGGTGCTCCGGGGACCACCGCgcacaggcgcacacacacagcacacacactgcacacacaccacacacatacacgcagggtacacacacacacggcacacacggtgcacacacacaggacacatgctgcacacacaccacacacatacacgcagggtacacacacacacggcacacatggtgcacacacacagcacacagacggcacacacaccacacacaggaCACATGCACAACTCACATACGGCACACACATATAGGACACACACGGCACATACAGGTCACACACACACGGCACACACAgggtacacacacatacatggcacccatggcacacacacagacgacacacacacacatccacacacagcactgacacagcacacacacaggacgCACACACAGGGAGCCTGAAGGACCAGCTGCATGAGACCTGCTGCACCCCCAGGCCTCCGACCACTGAGGCCCCTGAATTCGCGGTGGGGGCAGCGCGGGCTGTGGCCCTGAGGCCTTACCATTGACCTTTCCCAGCCCTTGTCTGAGGTCAGGCCCCGCCCTGACACCCTCTGACCTGTGACCCCCTGGCCCCACCCTGACGCCCTCTGACCTGTGACCCCTATGCCCCACCCTCACACCCTCTGACCTACgaccccaggccccaccctcacATCCTCTGACCTGTGACCCCCCAGGCCCCGCCTCACACCCTCTTACCCGTCTCCTCTGGTGGCAGCGCCTCTCCTGTCCGACACCTCTTCCCATGAGCTCGACCTCAGACCCCCTCACCATCCTCTCTGCAACAGATTTCTGTCCCCAACAGTCACCCCTGATCTCAGGGACGGAGTTAAAGCAGCCACCTGTGACCCGTTCCTCCCGGCCCACCCCGGTTGGGGACGGAAGCCCTCGTGAGCCAGCGCCTGGACGGCCTGCCGACAGGCCGTGAGTTCCAGGAGGAGACTCGCATGCCCAGGGCAGAGGTGCTCCCTGGCAGGGGTGTGCCCACACCCCCAGGGGCTCAGGAAGA
It encodes the following:
- the SPON2 gene encoding spondin-2 — encoded protein: MGAPHPVFPRGAALWAFLLASLGGVAGQPLGAEPMCTAQPLARYSITFTGKWSQASFPKQYPLFRPPAQWSSLLGAAHSSDYSLWRKDQYVSNGLREFAERGEAWALMREMEAAGERLQSVHGVFSAPAVPSGTGQTSSELEAHSRHSLVSFVVRIVPSPDWFVGVDSLDLCDGGSWREQVAVDLHPYDAGTDSGFTFSSPNFATVPQDTVTEITASSPSHPANSFYYPRLKALPPIAKVTLVRLRQSPRAFVPPALDLGVGGNEIVDSLPDPETPLDCEVSLWSSWGLCAGPCGRPGAKSRTRYVRVRPANHGAPCPPLEEEAPCDPDNCV